A part of Parvimonas micra genomic DNA contains:
- a CDS encoding CPBP family intramembrane glutamic endopeptidase encodes MSVKTKNFIVSLLISLVYFLGISRFSTLANKYLKSEFVLKNISNINIVLSLIFAVLIYLLCKKFPTNSISKDSKKEPLVKSILIGACSGIALLVVIQIVYKVLGFLGYPYDMTGEFIRIKNVVSNNKIALINLVFIIPFVTEIVYRNVVFGYLYDLYEGGYKFVRLFTPACLSGILFALINVKHALPIVVEAVIISLTFGYVYLKTKRIESAIIGHIVFSTGIVILSFIVKTSVL; translated from the coding sequence ATGAGTGTTAAGACAAAAAATTTTATTGTATCATTATTGATATCATTGGTATACTTTTTAGGAATTTCAAGATTTTCCACACTAGCAAATAAGTATTTAAAATCAGAGTTTGTACTTAAAAACATATCAAATATAAATATTGTTTTAAGTTTGATTTTTGCGGTTTTAATATATTTGCTTTGTAAAAAATTCCCAACAAATTCAATATCCAAAGATAGTAAAAAGGAACCTTTAGTAAAATCTATTTTAATTGGGGCCTGTTCAGGTATAGCTTTACTGGTTGTAATTCAAATTGTATATAAGGTTTTAGGGTTTTTGGGATATCCTTATGATATGACTGGAGAATTTATTAGGATTAAAAATGTAGTTTCAAATAATAAAATAGCCTTGATAAATTTGGTATTTATCATTCCTTTTGTAACTGAAATAGTTTATAGAAATGTAGTATTTGGTTACTTATATGATTTATATGAAGGTGGATACAAATTTGTTAGATTATTTACACCGGCTTGTTTATCGGGAATTTTATTTGCACTTATAAATGTAAAACATGCGCTTCCCATAGTAGTAGAGGCGGTGATTATCTCGTTGACTTTTGGATATGTTTATTTAAAGACAAAAAGAATAGAAAGCGCAATAATTGGACATATCGTATTTAGTACAGGTATTGTAATACTTTCATTTATCGTAAAGACAAGCGTTTTATAA
- a CDS encoding ABC transporter ATP-binding protein yields MDQKELLLEIKDLHTSFRIRDEYFDAVDGVDMKLFSDEILAIVGESGCGKSTLATTIMGLHNPNYTRSTGEIWFEGKNLVGLSEKEFNEIRGEGIGMIFQDPLSSLNPLQRIGKQIEEGLIYHTKMNAEERKARVLELIEQVGIPNPPRVARQYPHELSGGMRQRVIIAIALACKPKIIIADEPTTALDVTIQAQILDLLVEIQKEINAGIILITHDLGVVAQLADRVCVMYAGQIVEEAPVLELFTNAKHPYTRSLLNSIPQMDADDEDLYVIQGMVPSLKNLPRQGCRFKARIPWISDEEHEENPTMHEVEPGHFVRCTCYKNFHFDEKEGN; encoded by the coding sequence ATGGATCAAAAAGAATTACTTTTGGAAATTAAAGATTTACACACAAGTTTTAGAATCCGTGATGAATATTTTGACGCAGTAGATGGCGTTGATATGAAATTATTCTCTGATGAAATACTAGCTATAGTAGGAGAAAGTGGTTGTGGTAAATCGACTTTGGCTACTACTATTATGGGTTTACATAATCCGAATTATACTCGTTCAACAGGAGAAATTTGGTTTGAAGGGAAAAATTTAGTAGGTTTGTCAGAAAAAGAATTTAATGAAATTAGAGGAGAAGGTATTGGAATGATTTTCCAAGATCCGCTTTCATCTTTAAATCCTTTGCAAAGAATAGGAAAACAAATCGAGGAAGGTTTGATTTATCATACAAAAATGAATGCTGAAGAAAGAAAAGCAAGAGTTTTGGAATTGATTGAACAAGTTGGTATTCCTAATCCTCCTCGTGTTGCAAGACAATATCCGCATGAATTGTCAGGTGGTATGAGACAAAGAGTTATCATTGCAATTGCTCTTGCTTGTAAACCTAAGATTATTATAGCGGACGAACCGACAACTGCACTTGATGTAACAATTCAAGCACAAATCTTAGACCTTTTGGTTGAAATTCAAAAGGAAATCAATGCCGGAATTATTTTAATTACTCATGATTTAGGAGTTGTTGCTCAGCTTGCAGACAGAGTTTGTGTAATGTATGCCGGACAAATAGTTGAAGAAGCACCTGTTTTAGAGTTATTTACAAACGCAAAACATCCTTACACTAGGAGTTTGTTGAACAGTATTCCTCAAATGGATGCAGATGATGAAGATTTGTACGTTATACAAGGTATGGTTCCTTCACTTAAAAACTTACCAAGACAAGGTTGTAGGTTTAAAGCCAGAATTCCTTGGATAAGTGATGAAGAACATGAAGAAAATCCTACAATGCATGAAGTTGAACCTGGACATTTCGTAAGATGTACTTGTTATAAGAATTTTCATTTTGATGAAAAGGAGGGTAATTAA
- a CDS encoding ATP-binding cassette domain-containing protein, translated as MSFLEIKDLKVHYPIRGGFFNKIIDHVLAVDGVDMVIEKGKTYGLIGESGSGKSTIGKAIIGLEKITSGEVIFDGKTLTKKMVRKDKEFTRDVQMIFQDNMASLDPKKRVIDIIAEPLRNFEKMTVTEERKRVLELLDIVGMPGDALYKYSFEFSGGQRQRIGVARAISLNPRLIIADEPVSALDLSVQAQVLNFMKKIQKDMGLSYLFISHDLGVVKHMCDYINIMYRGRLVERGTEEDIYKDPQHIYTKRLIAAIPETDPRLKEQLIANRIKVEQEYKELEKDYYDEKGKVFDLIKLTDTHYVAKKEGK; from the coding sequence ATGAGCTTTTTAGAAATTAAAGACCTAAAGGTTCACTATCCTATAAGAGGAGGCTTTTTCAATAAGATAATCGATCATGTTTTAGCTGTTGACGGTGTAGATATGGTTATTGAAAAAGGAAAAACTTATGGACTTATAGGAGAGAGTGGTAGTGGTAAGAGTACTATCGGGAAAGCCATAATTGGTCTTGAAAAGATTACTAGTGGAGAAGTTATTTTTGACGGAAAAACTCTTACTAAGAAAATGGTAAGAAAAGACAAAGAGTTTACAAGAGATGTTCAAATGATTTTCCAAGATAATATGGCGAGTTTGGACCCTAAGAAGAGAGTTATCGACATAATTGCTGAACCTCTAAGAAACTTTGAAAAAATGACTGTAACAGAAGAAAGAAAAAGAGTTTTAGAACTTTTAGATATAGTTGGTATGCCGGGAGATGCACTATATAAATATTCATTTGAATTTTCCGGTGGTCAAAGACAAAGAATCGGTGTTGCAAGAGCTATAAGTTTAAATCCTAGACTTATCATAGCGGATGAACCGGTTTCTGCTCTTGACCTTTCAGTTCAAGCACAAGTTTTGAACTTTATGAAAAAAATTCAAAAAGATATGGGATTGTCATACCTTTTCATTTCTCATGACCTTGGAGTTGTAAAGCATATGTGTGATTACATAAATATTATGTACAGGGGAAGACTTGTTGAAAGAGGAACAGAAGAAGACATTTACAAAGATCCGCAACATATTTATACTAAGAGATTGATTGCAGCCATTCCGGAAACAGATCCTAGATTAAAAGAGCAATTAATTGCAAACAGAATAAAGGTGGAACAAGAGTATAAAGAATTAGAAAAAGATTATTACGATGAAAAAGGAAAAGTATTTGATTTGATTAAACTTACAGATACTCACTATGTAGCAAAAAAGGAGGGAAAATAG
- the opp4B gene encoding oligopeptide ABC transporter permease, protein MWKTVLRRFLLMIPQLIILSILVFILAKLMPGDPFTGQITPTTDPNQIEALRRKFGFYDPWYQQYWRWITNMFNGDFGTSYGYKMPVSTLLGQRVGNTFWLSLLCVTFLYAAALPLGIFSGRYSGSKFDKAVTLYNFVTYAIPGFIFYLLMILLFAYTLHWFPASDSVDPGVTGFAYVISRLRHMILPALCYTLIATTAIVQYLRNEVIDAKGSDYVRTARSKGVPIDKVYTHHIFRNSLLPIAAFFGFTLTGLISGSVFMETIFGYPGMGKLFIEAIQSRDYSVLTALIMIFGFMTLLGSLLSDIIMSIVDPRIRIE, encoded by the coding sequence ATGTGGAAAACCGTGTTAAGAAGATTCCTTCTGATGATACCTCAACTAATAATATTAAGTATTCTTGTATTTATTTTGGCTAAATTAATGCCTGGTGATCCTTTCACAGGGCAAATTACACCAACGACTGATCCTAATCAGATAGAAGCGTTGAGAAGAAAATTTGGTTTTTATGATCCTTGGTACCAACAATACTGGAGATGGATTACAAATATGTTTAATGGTGATTTTGGAACAAGTTATGGATATAAGATGCCGGTATCTACACTTTTAGGACAAAGAGTTGGAAATACATTTTGGTTATCACTACTTTGTGTAACATTTTTATATGCAGCAGCACTACCTCTTGGTATTTTCTCAGGTAGATATAGTGGAAGTAAGTTCGATAAAGCTGTTACATTATACAACTTTGTAACTTATGCTATTCCGGGCTTTATTTTCTACTTGCTTATGATTTTGTTGTTCGCTTACACATTGCATTGGTTCCCTGCATCAGATTCTGTTGATCCGGGTGTTACGGGATTTGCTTATGTTATAAGTAGGTTAAGACATATGATATTACCAGCATTATGTTATACTTTGATAGCTACAACAGCGATAGTTCAATATTTGAGAAATGAAGTTATAGATGCTAAAGGTTCGGACTATGTAAGAACTGCAAGAAGTAAGGGAGTACCTATTGATAAGGTTTATACACATCATATCTTTAGAAATTCTCTTTTACCGATAGCCGCATTCTTCGGTTTCACATTAACAGGACTTATTTCAGGTTCAGTATTTATGGAAACAATCTTTGGTTATCCTGGAATGGGAAAATTATTTATAGAAGCTATACAATCAAGAGATTATTCAGTATTGACAGCATTGATTATGATTTTTGGATTTATGACTTTGCTTGGAAGTTTGTTATCAGATATCATTATGAGTATAGTTGATCCAAGAATAAGAATAGAGTAG
- a CDS encoding ABC transporter permease — MSKKKEMEKDASLHNQEITPSAFHVIVREFRKDKLATFSLAVLTIIILTVFIGSLFFDVEEVMKVNLMDSFLRPGEEGYLLGTDQAGRPLLGQLFIGTRNSILIGASVTILTNIIGIIVGLIIGYYGGIVDNIIMRIIDFIQVLPILMLIIVFVTLVPSYNMVTFVFIMSVFYWVGIARLVRSKALSEGRRDYVSASKTMGTPSWKIMFRGILPNISSILIISAILDLAGNMGIEIGLTFLGFGLPPGVPSLGTLINKALDPTILRDRMYIWFPASMLVLVLMLSINYAGQALRRASDAKQRLG; from the coding sequence ATGAGTAAGAAAAAAGAAATGGAAAAAGATGCTTCCCTACATAATCAAGAAATTACGCCAAGTGCTTTTCATGTAATCGTTAGGGAATTTAGAAAAGATAAATTAGCGACATTTTCACTTGCAGTATTGACAATAATAATATTGACAGTATTTATAGGAAGTTTGTTCTTCGACGTAGAAGAAGTAATGAAAGTAAATCTGATGGATTCATTTTTAAGACCGGGAGAAGAAGGATATCTTTTAGGAACTGACCAAGCGGGAAGGCCTCTTTTGGGACAACTTTTCATCGGAACAAGAAATTCAATCCTTATAGGTGCATCAGTAACGATTTTAACTAATATAATAGGGATTATTGTCGGTTTGATTATCGGATATTATGGCGGTATCGTAGATAACATCATCATGAGAATTATAGACTTTATTCAAGTATTGCCTATCCTTATGCTTATCATAGTATTCGTAACATTAGTACCTTCATACAATATGGTTACATTCGTATTTATAATGAGTGTATTCTATTGGGTAGGTATTGCGAGACTTGTAAGATCAAAAGCTCTTTCAGAAGGAAGACGTGATTATGTAAGTGCATCTAAGACAATGGGAACACCTTCTTGGAAGATAATGTTTAGAGGAATCTTACCTAATATCAGCTCAATTCTTATAATTAGTGCTATTTTGGATTTAGCCGGTAATATGGGAATTGAAATCGGACTTACATTCCTTGGATTCGGTTTACCACCTGGGGTACCTTCACTTGGAACTCTTATCAACAAGGCGTTAGACCCTACAATCTTAAGAGATAGAATGTATATCTGGTTCCCTGCATCAATGTTAGTACTTGTTCTAATGCTTTCAATTAACTATGCGGGACAAGCATTAAGAAGAGCATCAGATGCAAAACAAAGACTAGGTTAG
- the greA gene encoding transcription elongation factor GreA gives MDEKEIFLTAEGLKKLELELEELKTVKRKEIAEKIKIARDFGDLSENSEYDEAKNEQAQIEEKIVKLDNMIANAKIIDEVELDTKTVNVGATVTLVQVESKKKLEYTIVGSAESNPLEGKISNESPVGKAILGKKKGNKVQVQLPNGNVVEYKIQNIKRN, from the coding sequence ATGGATGAAAAAGAAATATTTTTAACTGCTGAAGGGTTAAAAAAATTAGAATTAGAATTAGAAGAATTAAAAACCGTTAAGAGAAAAGAGATTGCAGAGAAAATAAAAATTGCAAGAGATTTTGGAGATCTTTCTGAAAATTCCGAATATGATGAAGCTAAAAATGAACAAGCCCAGATAGAAGAAAAAATTGTTAAACTTGATAATATGATTGCAAATGCAAAGATAATAGATGAAGTTGAGCTGGATACAAAAACTGTTAATGTGGGAGCTACTGTTACTTTAGTTCAAGTTGAAAGTAAGAAAAAGCTTGAATATACAATTGTAGGTTCTGCTGAAAGTAATCCTCTTGAAGGAAAAATTTCAAATGAATCACCTGTTGGTAAGGCTATTTTAGGAAAGAAAAAAGGAAATAAAGTTCAAGTACAATTACCGAACGGAAATGTTGTAGAATACAAGATACAAAATATAAAGAGAAATTAA
- the lysS gene encoding lysine--tRNA ligase — translation MLLVRRQKLQELVDSGRDPHEIEKFEGTIYAKEIKDNYENYEGKVVRLAGRIRTKRGHGKVCFMDLQDFSGKIQLFNKLDVLGESYEEVKTLDIGDIVGVEGEVFTTHAGEISIRSSKVVLLTKSLQLLPEKFHGLKDVDLRYRQRYVDLIVNPEIKDVFVMRSKIISSIRKYLDSRGFLEVETPILNTIPGGANARPFITHHNTLDIDMYLRIANELYLKRLIVGGFDKVYEMGRMFRNEGMDKLHNPEYTAIELYQAYVDYEEMMKLCEEMVYTVCMEVVGKSEVELQGKVIDFKPPWRRISMVDAVKEYAGVDFETILTDEEARKIAIEKKIEITEHTTRGEIISLFFEEFCEEYMVQPTFVTKHPVEISPLAKRDPKDKRYTQRFEAFVNCGEIANAFSELNDAIDQKQRFLKQVEARENGDDEAQMMDYDFINALEIGLPPTGGMGIGIDRLIMYLTNQDTIRDVLLFPTMKPMVEKDSE, via the coding sequence ATGCTATTGGTTAGAAGACAAAAATTACAGGAATTAGTTGATTCAGGTAGAGATCCACATGAAATAGAGAAGTTTGAAGGAACAATTTATGCAAAAGAGATAAAGGATAATTATGAAAATTATGAGGGAAAAGTTGTAAGACTTGCCGGTCGTATTAGAACTAAAAGAGGACATGGTAAAGTTTGTTTTATGGATTTGCAAGATTTTTCCGGAAAGATTCAACTTTTTAATAAACTTGACGTTTTAGGCGAAAGCTATGAAGAAGTTAAGACTTTGGATATTGGAGATATTGTAGGAGTTGAAGGTGAAGTTTTCACAACTCATGCAGGAGAAATATCAATAAGAAGTTCAAAGGTTGTCTTACTTACAAAATCTTTACAACTTTTACCGGAAAAATTTCACGGCTTAAAGGATGTTGACTTAAGATATAGACAAAGATATGTAGATTTAATCGTAAATCCTGAAATTAAAGATGTTTTTGTTATGAGAAGTAAAATTATTTCTTCTATTAGAAAATATCTTGACAGCAGAGGATTTTTGGAAGTTGAAACTCCAATTTTAAATACAATTCCCGGTGGAGCGAATGCAAGACCTTTTATAACTCATCACAATACTTTAGATATTGATATGTATCTTAGAATTGCTAATGAATTATATTTAAAGAGATTGATTGTAGGCGGTTTCGATAAAGTTTATGAAATGGGTAGAATGTTCAGAAATGAAGGTATGGATAAACTTCACAATCCTGAATATACTGCGATTGAATTGTATCAAGCCTATGTTGATTATGAAGAAATGATGAAACTTTGTGAAGAAATGGTTTATACTGTTTGTATGGAAGTTGTTGGAAAGTCTGAAGTTGAGTTACAGGGTAAAGTTATTGACTTTAAACCGCCTTGGAGAAGAATTTCAATGGTTGACGCTGTAAAAGAATATGCAGGAGTTGATTTTGAAACTATTTTAACTGATGAAGAAGCAAGAAAGATTGCTATTGAAAAGAAAATAGAAATAACTGAACATACTACAAGGGGAGAAATTATTTCTCTATTCTTTGAAGAATTTTGTGAAGAATATATGGTTCAACCTACTTTTGTTACTAAGCATCCTGTTGAAATCAGTCCGCTTGCTAAAAGAGATCCTAAAGACAAGAGATATACTCAAAGATTTGAGGCTTTTGTAAATTGCGGAGAAATTGCAAATGCTTTTAGTGAATTGAATGATGCGATAGATCAAAAACAAAGATTTTTAAAACAAGTTGAAGCCAGAGAAAACGGAGATGATGAGGCACAAATGATGGATTATGATTTCATCAATGCGCTTGAGATAGGTCTTCCACCAACAGGTGGTATGGGAATAGGAATTGACAGACTTATTATGTATTTGACAAATCAAGATACTATAAGAGATGTTTTACTTTTCCCAACAATGAAACCTATGGTTGAAAAGGATAGTGAATAG
- a CDS encoding DegT/DnrJ/EryC1/StrS family aminotransferase, whose amino-acid sequence MRIEFSPPDITQLEIDEVVDTLKSGWITTGPKTKKLEQELSVFTNTDKTVCLNSATAAMELTLRLLGVGAGDEVITCAYTYTASASVIHHVGAKIVLVDCNKEDKFMDLDALENAITEKTKVIIPVDLAGKPCKYDEIFEIVERKKSLFKPNNKLQEKIGRVIVMADAAHSLGAVYKGKPSGSIADFTCFSFHAVKNFTVAEGGSVTWNRNLGLNDDEVYREFQLLSLHGQSKDALSKTKLGSWEYDIVAPNYKCNLTDIASGIGLAQLKRYPSLLKRRFEIVERYNKGFEGTRIKPFIHFEEDRKSCCHLYIVNIEGASEEDRNEIIVKMAERGIATNVHYKPLPMHTAYKNLGFDIKDYPNAFDNYKSEITLPLHTLLTDEQVDYIIENLKALV is encoded by the coding sequence ATGAGAATAGAATTTTCTCCGCCGGATATTACCCAATTAGAGATTGATGAAGTTGTTGATACTTTAAAATCAGGTTGGATAACAACCGGTCCGAAAACTAAAAAATTAGAACAAGAGCTTTCTGTTTTTACGAATACAGATAAAACTGTTTGTTTAAATTCTGCAACAGCAGCAATGGAGCTTACTTTAAGATTACTTGGAGTGGGAGCCGGAGATGAGGTTATAACTTGTGCATATACTTATACTGCATCTGCAAGTGTTATTCATCATGTTGGAGCAAAGATTGTTTTAGTTGATTGTAATAAAGAAGATAAGTTTATGGACTTAGATGCTTTAGAAAATGCTATTACAGAAAAGACAAAGGTAATTATTCCTGTTGATTTGGCAGGGAAGCCTTGTAAATATGACGAGATTTTTGAAATTGTAGAAAGAAAGAAATCTTTGTTTAAACCTAATAATAAATTACAGGAAAAAATTGGTAGAGTTATAGTTATGGCTGATGCAGCTCATTCACTTGGAGCTGTATATAAGGGAAAACCAAGTGGAAGTATTGCAGACTTTACATGTTTCTCTTTCCATGCAGTTAAGAACTTTACTGTTGCTGAGGGTGGCTCAGTTACTTGGAATAGAAATTTAGGTTTAAATGATGATGAAGTTTATAGAGAATTTCAACTTTTATCTTTACATGGGCAGTCAAAGGACGCACTTTCAAAGACAAAACTAGGTTCCTGGGAGTATGATATTGTTGCTCCTAATTACAAATGCAATTTAACTGATATTGCTTCAGGTATTGGTTTAGCTCAGTTAAAGAGATATCCAAGTCTTTTGAAAAGACGTTTTGAAATTGTGGAAAGATATAATAAAGGATTTGAAGGAACAAGAATAAAGCCTTTTATTCACTTTGAAGAAGATAGAAAATCTTGTTGTCATCTTTATATTGTAAATATTGAGGGTGCAAGTGAAGAAGATAGAAATGAAATAATTGTAAAAATGGCTGAAAGAGGAATTGCTACAAATGTTCATTATAAGCCATTACCTATGCATACAGCTTATAAGAATTTAGGCTTTGATATTAAAGATTATCCGAATGCGTTTGATAATTATAAGTCAGAAATTACTTTACCGCTTCATACTTTATTGACAGATGAACAAGTTGATTATATAATTGAAAATTTAAAGGCATTGGTGTAA
- a CDS encoding UTP--glucose-1-phosphate uridylyltransferase, with translation MKIKKVVIPTAGLATRMFPATKGVPKAMLPIFDKPTLQYVIEEVVEAGIDEVILIVNEDYFTIDKHFNSEIDLRVKNSNNVLKKDIETLEKILKCKISFIIQKEQKGLGHAILCAKEAVNGEDFCVVLGDVIIDCKDSSCTKELVDIYNRYGKTVVGVEIVPDEKRHNYGILEGKEIEKNIFDSTRLIEKPNIDETNSNLAMVGRYIVKNEIFEILENQKAGKNGEIQFTDSLNELTLKGDLLGYKFDGKTYDVGNKLGVLIASIEYGLKDESNQNAIKEYLKKLVSSEFKMGE, from the coding sequence ATGAAGATAAAAAAAGTCGTGATTCCGACTGCCGGACTTGCAACTAGAATGTTCCCTGCAACAAAGGGTGTTCCAAAGGCAATGTTGCCGATTTTTGACAAACCGACTTTGCAATATGTTATTGAAGAAGTTGTAGAAGCGGGAATTGATGAGGTAATTCTCATTGTAAACGAAGATTATTTTACTATTGATAAACATTTTAACTCTGAAATTGACTTAAGAGTTAAAAATTCTAATAATGTTTTGAAAAAAGACATTGAAACTTTGGAAAAGATATTAAAATGTAAGATAAGTTTTATAATTCAAAAAGAACAAAAAGGATTGGGTCATGCGATTCTTTGTGCAAAAGAAGCTGTGAATGGCGAAGATTTCTGCGTTGTTTTGGGTGATGTTATAATTGACTGTAAAGACAGTTCTTGTACAAAAGAGCTTGTAGATATTTATAACAGATACGGAAAAACAGTGGTAGGTGTTGAAATTGTGCCTGATGAAAAAAGACATAATTACGGCATTTTGGAAGGCAAAGAAATAGAAAAGAATATTTTTGACTCAACCAGACTTATAGAAAAACCGAATATTGATGAAACGAATTCAAATTTGGCAATGGTCGGAAGATACATTGTTAAAAATGAAATCTTTGAAATTCTGGAAAATCAAAAAGCGGGGAAAAATGGAGAAATACAATTTACAGACTCCTTAAATGAATTAACTTTAAAAGGAGATTTATTAGGCTACAAGTTCGACGGAAAAACTTATGACGTCGGAAATAAACTTGGAGTCTTGATTGCAAGTATCGAATATGGTTTGAAGGATGAATCAAATCAAAATGCTATAAAAGAATACTTGAAAAAATTGGTATCTTCAGAGTTTAAAATGGGAGAATAA